A window of Methanobrevibacter olleyae genomic DNA:
CTTAATTCAAGTAAAGATCTAAGTTTGCCTTTAAGAGAGGAACCTGGAATAAATGGTAAATCAGAAACAGAATCTCTTATAACTACAGTGTCAGTACCACCAATATTAATATTATCATTAGATCCTCCAATATGAAGACCTGTTTTACAAACAATTTCTCCTTGAATAATAAAATTTTCTTTAAACATGTTTTTTACTCCCTAAATTAAAATTTCTAAATTCAAATAATTATATTAGATTTAAGCCCAATCTTTCATTTCTTCATGATATTTATGATAAGCAACAATTGATTCAAAGAATGCTACAAAAGTTTTAAAGTTTTTCATTTTTTCCTCTTCACTACCTATATCAACCTTTCTCATAGTTGACATGATTAAATTATAGAATGGTTTTGGTATATTTTTTCTACCAGCAGATACAGCAAGTCTTGGTTTAAGCAAGTAAAATTCAGGTTCAATTTCTTCCCAAGTTTCTTTTTGTTCCATTAAACGAACTGCACCGAAGAATTTTCTCAGTTGATTTGTTTTTAACTGTCTAGAATTTTTTGCAATAATATCTGCATAACCCTCAGCATCTGCAAATTCTTTTACAGACATATCACACAATTTTTCAAATTCATCAATCTTAGAAATAATATTGTTTATTTCATTTTCATTATTATTGTGGTCATCTCTACGACCTCTTCTATTATTATATGCCATATTTTCACCTTAATAATTAGTTTTCCCTTGAATACTAAAAGTAAAAAATTTATTAAGCTTTTCTCATCCTTAAGCTAACCCATGAAACAGGAATCTTAATCCAAGGCATTAATTTTACTCCTTTTTTATCTAAATCTTTACGAACTTTTTTATCATTAATTAATCTTAATTTATGCTTAAATAAAGGAACGAATGATTTTGTAGATAATCTATTAGTATTAACATTATTCCATTCATTTTCATTATCAATTATATCAGAAGAATGTTCAAATGTTGATTTCCATATATTTAACATTGAATAAATTAGTCCTTTAGATACCTTTGATTCTTTGTTATAATCTTCAAGTTCTAAACCAAATTCTAACAAACTATTAAATCCCTTGAATAATCCATTATCACCCCAATCTACTACTTCACCAAATAAACAGATTTTATCTTTTCCACATGATTTGGAAGCATCAAGATAATCTTCAGCCATATTTGCAGCTTTGCCAATAGGGAATTTTGGTGATACGATTGAAATTCCTCCAGATAGATTAATTGAATCATTATTACATGTCCACTCTTTAAATTTACTTCTTAATTCCCTAGCAAACTTAATAATATCATCATAAGGACCTAATACTAATAAATCATCACCACCAGAGTAATTAATATGAATTGTAGGAATTTCCCATCTCTTTAAAGTTATTTTATCCTTTAAATCTAGTTCAGATTTTGCTTTAAAAATAGTGATGAATTCATCTTCAATTTTATCATTTTGTAATTTAAGGTCAATTGGTTTAAATTTCTTATTGAAACTATCATCATCTAAATTTAAAGCACTAATATCACTGTAAACTACATAATTTGATGCAATCTCATTTACAAAGCCAGAGAAGAATAAATCTAACTGTGAACTTAAAGTAGACATTCTTGAAATACTCATTCCAGAGATATGTTCACCATCAACTCCTTCAATAAGTTCATCAAAACCTTTATTGAAAACTTGGCCTAAATTATCTACATCCATCTTTAAAACACCTAACTTATTAGAGCCTTTACTAATTTGAGCTAAATGTTCAAAGTATAATGGACCTTCCTTCGGGTGTTTAGGAACAGTATTAGCTAAAAAACTAAAGCTGAATGAAATTTTTTCTAAACTAAGTTCATCAAATTCATTTGCAAATTCTAAAAAATTAGTATCGTTTAACTTAATAACTTCAAATTTATCTGAAAACATGTCTAATTCATCAATAAATTTTATTAAATCAGACCCAGATTTATAAGATTTAAAGAAATTATAACCTAAACTTAAGTATTCATCATAAAATGCAAAGTCTTTTTTAGCATCTTTAAAGTCATATTCATCATTTAAAAATACTTTAATCATATAATTAGAGTTTGATACTTTTTGACCTAGATCTTCATGAGATTTACAACTTGGACAGACAAAATCATCTTCATTATTTTTATGATAAAGATTTCCACAAACAGAACAAATATCATCGTATTTAATTTCATCTTCAAATTTAAAAACATCTTCAAGATTATTAACAAACTTATGTTTTTTATCTTCAGTTAATAAGTCAGTTAAATGTTTCATTAATTTTCCAAAGTTGTTTAAATCATATTCATATTCATTTTTAGGGTCTTTTTTAATAGCACATGCCTCTTCTGTAGCAATAGCTAAGTATAATTCTGCATTAAATTTATCAATAAACTCTTTATTTATCTTCTCTTTAATTTCTTCTAATTTAGCTTTAGCTTTTTCTGTATTTGGTGCAATAATTGTAAACCTTCCGCCACCACAGAATAAAATATTAGCTGAAGTTAATTCTAAATCTTGAGCAATTTTATCTGCAATAGCATTAGTTAATAAAGTTAAATACAAAGATCTTCCTCTTAGACGTTTACTCATACCACTTTGAGCCTCTTGAGGTGAAGAAATCTTAAATATAAACTTTTGAATACCTGAAATATCACCATTAATAGCTAAATAAACTTTTTGGTCATTAGTGGTTGTAGTTAGTTTCTCCTCAGAATCTCTATCAAATAAATATCTACAAACTGCAAGTGCGGCAGTTGTTTTAGAATGGTCATATAAAGAGATATCTGGAATAGAAACATAAACTGCAGAAGGTATAGTTGAAGTATATTTTTTCATTAAAGCAAGAGTTGTGTTAAAATCATGACGCTTTAAATTGTTTACTTCATTTGTAAATTCAGTCCATAATTGTTTATATTCTGGTTTTAAATTCCAACCAGACATAGTCTCTTTAGGAGAAATTTTAGGTTTTAAATCTTCAAAGGAATCTTCATTTAAATCAATTTTTTTAAATGGAACATAACATTCTTCAGATTCTTTATTATCTCCAATTTTAACTTCTGAAAATATAGAAATTAAAGGAGTTAATGATGTATCATTAGCTTCCTCACTAAATATTCTTTCAGTAGAAGAATGATGATCTGCTTTAGTAAGCATATTTGCTAACTTTGGATAATTAGAAGAGCTATATTGATGGTGATATAATGCTAAATCAACAACATCATCATCCCAATATTTACTAATAAAGTATGCAGACCATTTAGCATGAGCTCCATTTCTTCCATATTTTTCAATAGGAATTTCAGAATATTTACCAGTAACTTTATCACCAGTACGCTGATAAAACTTACCAATATCGTGAAGTAAAGAAGCAAATTCTAAATTTTTTCTATCCATATTATTCACCATAATATTAAATTCAACAACAAGGTACAAAATAAGATTAAATAATTAATTTTAAATATAATCATTTGTTTAAAATATGAAAAAGATTAAAAGCATATAAAACCAAGTGATTTTTACTAAAATTTAAACAAAATAATTAAAAAATAAAAACAATTTTAATTTAAAATAAAATGATAAATTTTTTTAGTTTAAAAAAAAGAAAATAATTTTTATTCTAAATAAACCTTATTTTTATAGATTAATATTAAATAATAAACAAAACCTAATTATCACCTAACCCTTAATATAATATAAACAATATTATGTACTTGGTATTTTATAAAGGTTTATATTTTTATTTAAAAAAAAGAATCATTGAAAATATTTCAAATGGTATAAAAATAATATCAATCCCTTATTTTTTAAATTATAATATCCTATTATTCCCACCATATAAATAAGCTAAGATTCTACTAGAAAAAAGAAAAAGAACTGATGAAAATCAAATATATCAAATTATTTAATAGAGCAAATCTTTTCCTTAATCCACTTAAAAAAATCATATTATTAACTAAATTAAATTAATAAATCAAACTCTGTTTAAAAAATATAATATATTATTAAATAAGTTTCAATGAAATCAAATTTATTAATTCCTAAGATTTAAAAATAAAAAAAGTAAAAAAATTAAAAACTGAAATAAAACTTTAACTAAAATTTAAAAATAAAAAAAGTAAAAAA
This region includes:
- the csm2 gene encoding type III-A CRISPR-associated protein Csm2, with translation MAYNNRRGRRDDHNNNENEINNIISKIDEFEKLCDMSVKEFADAEGYADIIAKNSRQLKTNQLRKFFGAVRLMEQKETWEEIEPEFYLLKPRLAVSAGRKNIPKPFYNLIMSTMRKVDIGSEEEKMKNFKTFVAFFESIVAYHKYHEEMKDWA
- the cas10 gene encoding type III-A CRISPR-associated protein Cas10/Csm1, with amino-acid sequence MVNNMDRKNLEFASLLHDIGKFYQRTGDKVTGKYSEIPIEKYGRNGAHAKWSAYFISKYWDDDVVDLALYHHQYSSSNYPKLANMLTKADHHSSTERIFSEEANDTSLTPLISIFSEVKIGDNKESEECYVPFKKIDLNEDSFEDLKPKISPKETMSGWNLKPEYKQLWTEFTNEVNNLKRHDFNTTLALMKKYTSTIPSAVYVSIPDISLYDHSKTTAALAVCRYLFDRDSEEKLTTTTNDQKVYLAINGDISGIQKFIFKISSPQEAQSGMSKRLRGRSLYLTLLTNAIADKIAQDLELTSANILFCGGGRFTIIAPNTEKAKAKLEEIKEKINKEFIDKFNAELYLAIATEEACAIKKDPKNEYEYDLNNFGKLMKHLTDLLTEDKKHKFVNNLEDVFKFEDEIKYDDICSVCGNLYHKNNEDDFVCPSCKSHEDLGQKVSNSNYMIKVFLNDEYDFKDAKKDFAFYDEYLSLGYNFFKSYKSGSDLIKFIDELDMFSDKFEVIKLNDTNFLEFANEFDELSLEKISFSFSFLANTVPKHPKEGPLYFEHLAQISKGSNKLGVLKMDVDNLGQVFNKGFDELIEGVDGEHISGMSISRMSTLSSQLDLFFSGFVNEIASNYVVYSDISALNLDDDSFNKKFKPIDLKLQNDKIEDEFITIFKAKSELDLKDKITLKRWEIPTIHINYSGGDDLLVLGPYDDIIKFARELRSKFKEWTCNNDSINLSGGISIVSPKFPIGKAANMAEDYLDASKSCGKDKICLFGEVVDWGDNGLFKGFNSLLEFGLELEDYNKESKVSKGLIYSMLNIWKSTFEHSSDIIDNENEWNNVNTNRLSTKSFVPLFKHKLRLINDKKVRKDLDKKGVKLMPWIKIPVSWVSLRMRKA